In Zingiber officinale cultivar Zhangliang chromosome 8B, Zo_v1.1, whole genome shotgun sequence, a single genomic region encodes these proteins:
- the LOC122013338 gene encoding probable WRKY transcription factor 2, producing MENDSGMIGSWLPSNPSSRTLLSSSSTEDFGSRSLPAFLVENGNLGLSWNPGNQTVGVSSKTEGEVGANSINCLSPQPKLFGDSKSSSIGGLAQRMATRKGFNVPKLDTANIPSTSTISSLEIPLPYLTIPPGLSPTALFESPALFSDISDQPSPATGKLEFLEYLSSNTMPVSCSAAFAKSEYNIFEDISEALTFKTPLESDSHHSRLLRKLDLPSIEGDVQMEIPTEARKVEAGSKNFQYPPEFCIPSGSSIATDKKNTTNNAILHQQILDVVAVSDEQNGACPKGGLSVALGTPAEDGYNWRKYGQKQVKGSECPRSYYKCTHPKCQMKKKVERSHEGRITEIIYKGFHNHLKPSLNRRVGVPSSSLFNDLQSDGSEQPDSLASFDENPIKGSFQSGNGCQDCLGDGLEATSAASVAAEFCDASNTLQENQDGNHSSPDSIGVSSTMSNDEEDDRETHGSITLGGDGDRDEPESKSRKLDACVVEINAASRTIREPRIVIQAITEIDILDDGFRWRKYGQKVVKGNSNPRSYYKCTNPGCSVRKHIERASHDLKSVITTYEGKHNHEAPTTRRSSHPNSGLSNAASSSATQPLSLLQKHEPIQDRFARFNTHTPLTAFNFPPRDQLGTATGFPFAMEQPSLANLAMAGFNPMAAVKMPISPPLHSFRNHGHPIEAGYMMHKVEPKEEPLPGPLLPVPNSVSVYHQMMSKPTTVVECRSKDGYSFG from the exons ATGGAAAATGACAGCGGCATGATCGGTAGCTGGCTGCCTTCAAATCCAAGCTCGAGAACCCTATTGTCAAGCTCTTCGACTGAAGATTTTGGCTCTAGATCGTTACCAGCTTTCTTGGTAGAGAATGGAAATTTGGGGCTTTCATGGAACCCTGGAAACCAAACGGTGGGTGTGAGCTCAAAAACAGAAGGTGAGGTTGGAGCCAATTCCATTAATTGCCTCTCGCCTCAACCGAAGTTGTTTGGTGACTCTAAATCAAGCTCAATTGGAGGGCTTGCACAGAGGATGGCAACAAGAAAAGGTTTCAATGTTCCCAAGCTTGATACAGCTAACATTCCATCCACTAGCACAATTTCATCCTTGGAAATTCCTTTGCCTTATCTGACAATTCCACCGGGTCTCAGTCCTACCGCATTGTTCGAATCTCCAGCTTTATTTTCAGATATATCG GATCAACCATCTCCAGCCACAGGCAAACTTGAATTTTTGGAGTATCTTTCTTCAAACACAATGCCTGTCTCGTGTTCAGCAGCGTTTGCAAAAAGTGAATACAACATATTTGAAGACATCTCTGAAGCACTTACTTTCAAGACTCCTTTAGAATCCGATTCACATCACTCTAGATTGCTGAGGAAG CTTGATCTACCAAGCATTGAAGGGGATGTTCAGATGGAAATTCCCACAGAGGCACGAAAAGTTGAAGCTGGCAGTAAGAACTTTCAATACCCGCCGGAATTCTGCATACCATCTGGTTCTTCTATTGCAactgataaaaaaaatactacaAATAATGCCATCCTACACCAGCAAATATTGGATGTTGTTGCGGTGAGTGACGAGCAAAACGGAGCATGCCCAAAAGGGGGACTCTCTGTAGCTCTTGGGACTCCAGCTGAGGATGGATATAATTGGAGAAAATATGGGCAGAAACAAGTAAAGGGTAGTGAATGCCCGAGAAGCTACTACAAATGCACACACCCGAAATgtcagatgaagaagaaagtgGAGCGGTCTCATGAAGGCAGAATCACTGAGATAATCTACAAGGGTTTCCACAACCACCTGAAGCCTAGCCTTAATCGCCGGGTTGGTGTTCCTTCTTCGAGTCTATTCAATGACCTTCAGAGTGATGGCTCAGAACAACCTGACTCACTAGCAAGTTTTGATGAAAACCCAATAAAAGGAAGCTTTCAAAGTGGTAATGGATGCCAAGATTGTTTGGGGGATGGTCTGGAGGCTACTTCAGCTGCATCTGTTGCTGCTGAATTCTGTGATGCTTCTAACACCTTGCAAGAGAATCAAGATGGCAATCATTCATCGCCTGATTCTATTGGTGTTTCTTCCACAATGTCCAATGATGAAGAAGATGATCGAGAAACCCATGGCAGCATCACCCTTGGTGGTGATGGTGATAGAGATGAGCCTGAGTCAAAATCTAG GAAGCTAGATGCTTGTGTTGTTGAGATAAATGCCGCTTCAAGAACAATTCGTGAACCAAGAATTGTGATTCAGGCAATTACTGAGATTGACATTCTTGATGATGGATTTCGTTGGCGAAAATATGGTCAAAAGGTTGTAAAAGGAAACTCAAATCCAAG GAGTTACTATAAGTGTACCAACCCTGGGTGTTCGGTCCGAAAGCACATCGAGAGAGCTTCACATGATCTGAAATCAGTGATCACGACCTACGAGGGCAAACATAACCATGAAGCCCCAACGACAAGGAGAAGCAGTCATCCAAACTCTGGCCTCTCAAATGCAGCATCTAGTTCAGCTACCCAACCTCTCAGTCTTCTGCAAAAGCATGAGCCAATCCAAGACAGATTTGCAAGATTCAACACTCACACTCCTCTCACTGCATTCAACTTTCCGCCAAGAGATCAGTTAGGAACTGCTACCGGCTTTCCTTTTGCAATGGAACAGCCAAGCTTGGCCAACCTTGCTATGGCTGGATTCAATCCCATGGCAGCAGTGAAGATGCCAATTTCTCCTCCACTCCATTCATTTCGAAACCATGGGCATCCGATTGAAGCAGGATACATGATGCATAAAGTAGAGCCCAAGGAGGAACCTTTGCCAGGTCCATTACTTCCTGTGCCAAATTCTGTGTCAGTTTATCATCAGATGATGAGCAAGCCTACAACTGTTGTAGAATGCAGAAGCAAAGATGGTTATTCCTTTGGTTAA
- the LOC122016675 gene encoding COP9 signalosome complex subunit 6-like encodes MASSSAGSGLTYKLHPLVIVNISDHHTRVKAQNHHAYDGSSGGAAAATRVFGCVIGVQRGRTVEIFNSFEILYDPLTHSLDRTFLEKKQELYKKVFPNFYILGWYSTGSEVQESDLQIHKSLMDINESPVYVLLNPVINHSQKDLPVTIYESELHIIDGIPQHIFVRSSYTIETVEAERISVDHVAHLKPSDGGSAATQLAAHLTGIHSAIQMLNSRIRCIHQYLVAMQNGDVPLYNSILRQVSSLLRRLPTMGSEKFQDDFLMEYNDTLLVAYLAMLTNCSSTLNELVDKVNTTYDRHTQRGVGRTAFI; translated from the exons ATGGCGTCCTCGTCAGCGGGAAGCGGTTTGACCTACAAGCTCCACCCGCTGGTGATCGTCAACATCTCCGACCACCACACCCGCGTCAAGGCTCAGAATCATCACGCCTATGATGGCAGCAGCGGCGGTGCTGCTGCTGCGACCCGCGTATTCGGGTGTGTCATCGGCGTCCAGAGAGGTCGAACTGTTGAGATCTTCAACAGCTTCGAGATCCTCTACGACCCCCTGACCCACTCCCTTGACCGCACCTTCCTCGAGAAGAAGCAAGAGCTCT ATAAGAAGGTATTTCCGAACTTCTATATACTGGGTTGGTATTCGACAGGTAGCGAAGTACAAGAATCAGATCTGCAGATTCATAAATCT TTGATGGATATCAATGAGAGTCCAGTTTATGTTCTTCTAAATCCTGTGATAAACCATTCTCAGAAGGATCTTCCAGTTACCATATATGAAAGTG AATTGCACATTATTGATGGAATCCCCCAGCACATATTTGTTAGATCAAGTTACACAATAGAG ACTGTTGAAGCAGAGAGAATTTCAGTGGACCATGTAGCACATCTAAAACCATCTGATGGTGGATCTGCTGCAACTCAAT TGGCTGCTCATCTTACTGGCATTCATAGTGCCATTCAAATGCTGAATAGCAGGATCAGATGCATTCATCAGTATCTTGTTGCTATGCAAAATG GTGATGTCCCTCTATATAACTCAATTCTCAGACAAGTCTCGAGCCTTCTGAGAAGACTGCCAACCATGGGATCAGAGAAGTTTCAGGATGATTTCTTGATG GAATACAATGACACTCTTCTTGTAGCATACCTTGCTATGCTGACCAATTGTTCAAG CACCTTGAATGAACTGGTCGATAAAGTCAACACCACCTACGATAGACACACCCAAAGGGGAGTAGGCCGGACTGCATTTatctag
- the LOC122014953 gene encoding uncharacterized protein LOC122014953 isoform X1, with the protein MGYGHPHGGSSINFSQNEGLQEEKLLLEMIPDADSDDSELAEVGCEHIMIGVQTCSVPYELYDLPDLKEVLSLETWNHHLNEDERFFLATFLPDMDQETFCLTVKELLRGDEMFFGSPLKKFQTGMKGGLYYPRVTYLRERLVFLQKNEYYHCMRSYHENMLQAFADMKKLWDRGRRNLTVEERIQIWNNRRENQPRLLVDLNAFPDEDTLSKCDKIVENQPLSKKSHCVNEGHASTIILNGLVRNTNRKGKGVLKLKTIRTNAVQSQIMQPLPDKLEQSSQRVPKGVLKIKPKFDHHKQETSSVKLEQISAWDSRAPNFSPPQFTLKKDEVDISKKSPILCQINRDGSTFRSPEVIHGGKGQELPYADAKISEIFEKKSKMRNYVRQEAPETGRKQHPLRIDRNLNNHAVDVGRIGDWQNLTRKNWSLFKTQQNISAEQNSTDPNKWGLQLEPEIHKEKMLTTTATGESLWISGNCSDKHVVWKNPSEHLANGIKFDTANIAGSGIEKCPMFPITYKRKKPYRKANQMDTPKQQPVPVSLDSGAPSGAVKPKQMAIKIKFRGLTGQIG; encoded by the exons ATGGGCTATGGTCATCCTCACGGAGGAAGCTCAATAAACTTTTCACAAAATGAGGGTTTGCAGGAGGAAAAGTTGCTACTGGAGATGATTCCTGATGCTGATTCCGATGACTCTGAACTTGCTGAAGTTGGCTGTGAGCATATTATGATTGGAGTTCAAACATGCAGTGTTCCATACGAGCTTTACGATCTTCCTGATTTAAAAGAAGTACTCTCTTTGGAAACATGGAATCACCATTTAAATGAAG ATGAAAGGTTTTTTTTGGCAACTTTTCTTCCGGACATGGACCAAGAGACGTTTTGTCTTACAGTAAAAGAATTGCTTAGGGGCGATGAAATGTTCTTTGGAAGCCCACTCAAGAAGTTCCAAACAGGAATGAAGGGAGGACTTTATTATCCACGAGTTACCTATTTAAGAGAACGCCTAGTTTTCTTACAGAAGAATGAATATTACCATTGCATGCGATCATATCATGAGAACATGCTCCAAGCATTTGCAGATATGAAGAAGTTATGGGATAGAGGTCGGCGAAACCTCACAGTTGAAGAAAGAATTCAAATTTGGAACAACAGGAGGGAGAACCAACCTAGGCTCTTGGTTGATCTAAATGCATTTCCAGATGAAGATACATTAAGCAAGTGCGATAAAATTGTTGAAAATCAACCATTGTCAAAGAAGTCCCACTGTGTAAATGAAGGTCATGCTTCAACAATTATTTTGAATGGCTTAGTTCGTAACACTAACAGAAAAGGAAAGGGTGTGCTGAAGTTAAAGACAATCCGGACAAACGCAGTGCAAAGTCAGATCATGCAACCATTGCCAGACAAGCTGGAGCAGTCTTCGCAGAGGGTGCCGAAAGGCGTTCTGAAAATAAAGCCTAAATTTGACCATCATAAGCAGGAAACTTCAAGCGTAAAACTGGAACAAATATCTGCATGGGATAGTCGTGCACCCAATTTCTCACCTCCACAATTTACTTTGAAGAAGGATGAAGTTGATATTAGTAAGAAGTCACCCATTTTGTGTCAAATAAATAGAGATGGAAGCACTTTTAGAAGCCCAGAGGTCATACATGGTGGCAAAGGACAGGAACTTCCATATGCTGATGCTAAGATTTCTGAGATCTTTGAAAAGAAATCAAAAATGAGAAACTATGTGAGGCAAGAGGCTCCAGAGACAGGTAGAAAACAGCATCCATTACGAATTGATCGTAATTTGAACAATCATGCTGTAGATGTCGGTCGCATTGGAGACTGGCAAAACTTGACAAGAAAGAACTGGAGCTTATTTAAGACTCAACAAAATATATCAGCTGAGCAAAATTCTACAGATCCAAATAAATGGGGTCTCCAGCTTGAACCAGAAATTCACAAAGAAAAAATGCTAACTACAACAGCAACTGGAGAAAGTTTATGGATCTCAGGTAATTGTAGTGACAAACATGTGGTTTGGAAGAACCCTTCTGAACATTTGGCGAATGGAATTAAATTTGACACAGCTAATATAGCCGGATCAGGAATTGAAAAATGCCCCATGTTTCCGATTACATACAAGAGAAAGAAACCATACAGAAAGGCCAACCAAATGGACACTCCCAAGCAGCAACCTGTTCCAGTTAGCTTGGATTCAGGTGCTCCAAGTGGAGCAGTGAAACCAAAACAAATGGCTATTAAGATTAAGTTCCGAGGCTTGACAGGTCAGATTGGTTGA
- the LOC122014953 gene encoding uncharacterized protein LOC122014953 isoform X2 — translation MGYGHPHGGSSINFSQNEGLQEEKLLLEMIPDADSDDSELAEVGCEHIMIGVQTCSVPYELYDLPDLKEVLSLETWNHHLNEDERFFLATFLPDMDQETFCLTVKELLRGDEMFFGSPLKKFQTGMKGGLYYPRVTYLRERLVFLQKNEYYHCMRSYHENMLQAFADMKKLWDRGRRNLTVEERIQIWNNRRENQPRLLVDLNAFPDEDTLSKCDKIVENQPLSKKSHCVNEGHASTIILNGLVRNTNRKGKGVLKLKTIRTNAVQSQIMQPLPDKLEQSSQRVPKGVLKIKPKFDHHKQETSSVKLEQISAWDSRAPNFSPPQFTLKKDEVDISKKSPILCQINRDGSTFRSPEVIHGGKGQELPYADAKISEIFEKKSKMRNYVRQEAPETGRKQHPLRIDRNLNNHAVDVGRIGDWQNLTRKNWSLFKTQQNISAEQNSTDPNKWGLQLEPEIHKEKMLTTTATGESLWISGNCSDKHVVWKNPSEHLANGIKFDTANIAGSGIEKCPMFPITYKRKKPYRKANQMDTPKQQPVPVSLDSGAPSGAVKPKQMAIKIKFRGLTGQIG, via the exons ATGGGCTATGGTCATCCTCACGGAGGAAGCTCAATAAACTTTTCACAAAATGAGGGTTTGCAGGAGGAAAAGTTGCTACTGGAGATGATTCCTGATGCTGATTCCGATGACTCTGAACTTGCTGAAGTTGGCTGTGAGCATATTATGATTGGAGTTCAAACATGCAGTGTTCCATACGAGCTTTACGATCTTCCTGATTTAAAAGAAGTACTCTCTTTGGAAACATGGAATCACCATTTAAATGAAGATGAAAGGTTTTTTTTGGCAACTTTTCTTCCGGACATGGACCAAGAGACGTTTTGTCTTACAGTAAAAGAATTGCTTAGGGGCGATGAAATGTTCTTTGGAAGCCCACTCAAGAAGTTCCAAACAGGAATGAAGGGAGGACTTTATTATCCACGAGTTACCTATTTAAGAGAACGCCTAGTTTTCTTACAGAAGAATGAATATTACCATTGCATGCGATCATATCATGAGAACATGCTCCAAGCATTTGCAGATATGAAGAAGTTATGGGATAGAGGTCGGCGAAACCTCACAGTTGAAGAAAGAATTCAAATTTGGAACAACAGGAGGGAGAACCAACCTAGGCTCTTGGTTGATCTAAATGCATTTCCAGATGAAGATACATTAAGCAAGTGCGATAAAATTGTTGAAAATCAACCATTGTCAAAGAAGTCCCACTGTGTAAATGAAGGTCATGCTTCAACAATTATTTTGAATGGCTTAGTTCGTAACACTAACAGAAAAGGAAAGGGTGTGCTGAAGTTAAAGACAATCCGGACAAACGCAGTGCAAAGTCAG ATCATGCAACCATTGCCAGACAAGCTGGAGCAGTCTTCGCAGAGGGTGCCGAAAGGCGTTCTGAAAATAAAGCCTAAATTTGACCATCATAAGCAGGAAACTTCAAGCGTAAAACTGGAACAAATATCTGCATGGGATAGTCGTGCACCCAATTTCTCACCTCCACAATTTACTTTGAAGAAGGATGAAGTTGATATTAGTAAGAAGTCACCCATTTTGTGTCAAATAAATAGAGATGGAAGCACTTTTAGAAGCCCAGAGGTCATACATGGTGGCAAAGGACAGGAACTTCCATATGCTGATGCTAAGATTTCTGAGATCTTTGAAAAGAAATCAAAAATGAGAAACTATGTGAGGCAAGAGGCTCCAGAGACAGGTAGAAAACAGCATCCATTACGAATTGATCGTAATTTGAACAATCATGCTGTAGATGTCGGTCGCATTGGAGACTGGCAAAACTTGACAAGAAAGAACTGGAGCTTATTTAAGACTCAACAAAATATATCAGCTGAGCAAAATTCTACAGATCCAAATAAATGGGGTCTCCAGCTTGAACCAGAAATTCACAAAGAAAAAATGCTAACTACAACAGCAACTGGAGAAAGTTTATGGATCTCAGGTAATTGTAGTGACAAACATGTGGTTTGGAAGAACCCTTCTGAACATTTGGCGAATGGAATTAAATTTGACACAGCTAATATAGCCGGATCAGGAATTGAAAAATGCCCCATGTTTCCGATTACATACAAGAGAAAGAAACCATACAGAAAGGCCAACCAAATGGACACTCCCAAGCAGCAACCTGTTCCAGTTAGCTTGGATTCAGGTGCTCCAAGTGGAGCAGTGAAACCAAAACAAATGGCTATTAAGATTAAGTTCCGAGGCTTGACAGGTCAGATTGGTTGA
- the LOC122017697 gene encoding uncharacterized protein LOC122017697, translated as MGDECPSASAAPKTRKRARDDGDFKRVAEIVMVLSALGQMRGGKEPAAAEKALVAEAKERLVAMCEAVKPKELVSTEAVRVVAEDLGLNRSKDPALGFRPPRMSISEKLMLTKKKMEVSKETNVQSSVHSSQQLPVSVGGKSESRGTIASGASRISQDKSPMPTSSGGFRNSTISHVPVLSWAAPNLKQSLISDAQAGVNTIKHSSSSRDKALPSAHNGLNARPSGPSYLTQDQAEYPPQKIPTISSMQSPSVAAVSRFSQPNKLLDHTSIRSEGIAGANASQSSHQMKNQDIKSSTDQAGQGGLHITHQPPQGLAFFHTPSLYTNHNEIGKSVQRILQSKVLDHPNWIPPSSDYMNASLNCQICKNVISDTESLLVCDACEKGNHLKCLQSYGNKDIPKAEWHCPSCLASSNGKTLPPKYGRVTRAPVPAPRAAPNTSINVASKKTEDLDPNTSRQKALANSNSYVSQHSNSSNLGGSHYDLMVIGAEMDSRTNGVKRDNEKCDAVGDHLEETNGSVCANSDASCGYPNDIENDSLASSNTKETTEPVLQTNTVDKSSFEHSQSLVGGNYHFSKATFAPDSDQDLSSNDRISGNHLQESSSTTTSEPEGHGEKKPPECIDASSVEVVSEGSLQVTADESKGLIS; from the exons ATGGGAGACGAATGCCCCTCCGCCAGTGCGGCTCCGAAGACCAGGAAGAGGGCGAGGGACGACGGGGATTTCAAGAGAGTCGCGGAGATCGTTATGGTTTTGTCGGCCTTGGGACAGATGCGAGGTGGCAAGGAGCCGGCGGCGGCCGAGAAGGCGCTGGTGGCCGAGGCCAAGGAGAGGCTTGTGGCGATGTGCGAGGCCGTCAAACCGAAGGAGCTCGTCTCCACGGAGGCAGTGAGGGTCGTGGCGGAGGATCTCGGGCTGAACAGGTCTAAGGATCCTGCTTTGGGATTCCGGCCGCCCAGGATGTCCATCTCAGAGAAGTTGATGCTGACCAAGAAAAAG ATGGAAGTGTCCAAGGAAACAAATGTGCAATCATCAGTTCATTCCTCTCAACAGCTTCCTGTAAGTGTTGGTGGAAAATCTGAATCTCGTGGTACCATTGCATCTGGTGCTTCTAGGATTTCACAGGACAAGAGTCCTATGCCAACATCCTCTGGAGGCTTTCGTAATTCAACTATATCTCATGTTCCTGTGCTGTCCTGGGCTGCCCCTAATTTGAAGCAGTCACTGATTAGTGATGCGCAAGCTGGTGTCAATACCATTaaacattcatctagttctcgTGATAAGGCTTTGCCTTCAGCACATAATGGATTAAATGCTAGACCTAGTGGACCATCTTATCTGACACAAGATCAAG CTGAATATCCACCTCAGAAAATCCCAACCATCTCTTCCATGCAATCACCATCTGTTGCTGCTGTGTCAAGGTTTAGCCAACCAAACAAATTGTTGGATCATACTTCAATTAGGTCAGAGGGTATTGCCGGTGCAAATGCTAGCCAATCTTCTCATCAGATGAAAAATCAGGACATAAAGTCTTCTACAGATCAAGCAGGACAAGGAGGCCTGCATATTACACATCAACCTCCTCAAGGCTTGGCATTCTTTCATACACCTTCTCTTTATACCAATCACAATGAGATTGGTAAGAGTGTGCAGAGGATATTGCAATCGAAGGTTCTGGATCATCCAAACTGGATTCCTCCGTCAAGTGACTATATGAATGCTTCTTTAAATTGCCAGATATGCAAAAATGTGATTTCAGATACAGAAAGTTTGCTTGTCTGCGATGCTTGTGAGAAAGGAAACCATTTGAAATGTCTTCAATCTTATGGCAACAAAGACATTCCTAAAGCAGAATGGCATTGCCCAAGCTGCTTGGCATCAAGTAATGGAAAGACCTTGCCACCCAAATATGGAAGGGTTACAAGAGCTCCTGTTCCAGCACCAAGAGCTGCTCCAAATACAAGCATCAATGTTGCTTCTAAGAAAACAGAAGATTTGGATCCTAACACTAGTCGACAAAAAGCACTAGCCAACAGCAATTCTTATGTGTCTCAACATTCCAATTCTTCGAATTTGGGTGGCAGCCATTATGATTTAATGGTAATTGGTGCTGAAATGGATTCGAGGACAAATGGAGTTAAGAGAGACAATGAAAAATGTGATGCAGTAGGTGATCATTTGGAGGAAACAAATGGATCTGTATGTGCTAATTCTGATGCATCTTGTGGGTATCCCAACGATATTGAAAATGATAGTTTAGCCTCATCAAATACTAAGGAAACCACTGAGCCTGTTTTGCAGACTAATACAGTGGACAAAAGTTCCTTTGAGCATTCACAGAGTTTGGTTGGTGGAAATTACCATTTTTCTAAAGCAACATTTGCACCAGATTCTGACCAAGATTTATCAAGCAATGACAGAATTTCTGGAAATCATTTGCAAGAAAGTTCTTCCACTACCACTTCTGAACCTGAAGGGCATGGTGAGAAGAAACCACCTGAATGCATAGATGCTTCCAGTGTCGAAGTAGTTAGTGAAGGTAGTTTACAAGTAACTGctgatgaatcaaaaggattgATCAGTTAA
- the LOC122015045 gene encoding protein FLUORESCENT IN BLUE LIGHT, chloroplastic-like, translating into MAAPVRCFPHPLTSSSHREASWRSSLSPAEFSGWRCLKTSASSYSLEKEIFNFKLNVRVSNQAWQTLSSFHSTYSNGYIAQKEKSERIDVKLSKLHFIFKKVLCCDQVGIMLRLPTTLILTNIWMFTLPLEVLAETCEPDKTYMKMPLLFAIAVIGATVSGLLARTRKDELKRLNSQLRQINEALRRQAKIEAYAPGLSYAPVGRIKETEIIVDPEKQQLLTILRTGKHFLRNQDPKKAFILFKEAFDLAQSLEDHAEEKKAARGLGASLQRQGKYMEAIKYYSKVIEISKLTGENSDITEAYGAIADCYTELGDLERAAKFYDKYIARLETN; encoded by the exons ATGGCTGCTCCGGTGCGATGCTTCCCCCACCCGCTGACAAGTTCGAGCCACAGGGAAGCTTCCTGGCGCTCTTCTTTGTCGCCTGCCGAGTTTTCCGGCTGGCGTTGCCTAAAAA CTTCAGCTTCATCTTATTCCTTGGAAAaggaaattttcaattttaaattgaatGTTCGTGTATCTAACCAAGCATGGCAAACATTATCAAGCTTTCATTCCACATATTCAAATGGATATATTGCCCAGAAAGAAAAGTCAGAAAGAATTGATGTGAAGCTCTCAAAATTGCACTTTATCTTCAAGAAAGTCTTATGCTGCGATCAG GTGGGCATAATGTTGAGATTACCAACAACATTGATCCTCACAAACATATGGATGTTCACTCTGCCTCTTGAGGTTTTGGCTGAAACATGTGAGCCTGATAAAACTTATATGAAGATGCCACTGTTATTTGCAATTGCAGTAATTGGAGCTACCGTTAGCG GTTTGCTTGCACGAACCAGGAAAGATGAGCTGAAGCGATTGAACAGCCAGTTGCGTCAGATAAATGAGGCATTGAGACGGCAGGCAAAGATAGAGGCTTATGCCCCTGGCTTGAGCTATGCACCAGTTGGCAGGATTAAGGAAACAGAAATCATTGTGGACCCTGAGAAGCAACAACTTCTTACAATTTTGAGGACTGGAAAACACTTTCTGAGGAATCAAGACCCAAAAAAAGCATTTATACTGTTCAAGGAAGCTTTCGATCTTGCTCAGAGCTTGGAAGATCATGCTGAGGAAAAAAAGGCTGCACGGGGACTAG GTGCATCTCTTCAGCGGCAGGGAAAGTATATGGAAGCCATTAAGTATTACTCCAAGGTTATTGAGATATCCAAACTAACAGGAGAGAATTCAGACATCACCGAGGCTTATGGAGCAATAGCTGACTGCTATACCGAGCTAGGCGACCTCGAGCGGGCAGCCAAGTTCTATGACAAGTACATAGCAAGGTTAGAAACCAACTGA